TATTGGTTTCGGAACGCGCTATGCTGGGGGGTGTACCTCAGGTCACGCCATTTCAGGATTAAGTGATTTTCAGCGGTCCTCGCTCATTGCTGTTGTCGGATTTTTTATCGGCGGACTTATTATGTCATTTGTGTTATTCCCTTTAATTTTTGGATAAAATGAGAAATTTATTATACATTTTGTTAGGTATTGCCTTCGGTATTGTGATGTACAAAAGTGAAACGGCTTCGTGGTTTCGTATTTATGAAATGTTTCATTTTCAATCATTTCATATGTATGGTTTTATTGGTGGTGCCTTAGTGGTAGGTGCTTTGGGCATACAATGGATAAAACGTAGCCAAAAGAAAGACATTGATGGCAAAACCATTGTGATTCCTCCTAAGGAAAAATCGGTGATGCGTTACCTTATCGGAGGAATACTTTTCGGCTTAGGTTGGGCTTTGGTAGGGGCTTGTCCTGGACCTTTGTTTGTACTTTTCGGAGCTGGTGTTTGGAGCATACTCATTGCCATTATCGGGGCTCTTTTAGGCACCTACCTTTATGGTGTTTTTAAAAACAAATTACCTCACTAAGAAATTATAAATCTGAACAGAGCCCTTTCAAAATATAAAATCATTGAAAGGGCTTGTTTTTTAATCATTCGCATTATTTGAAATTTACTTATATTTGCTCAACATCAAAAAACTAAAAAACACAAATGGAAGCTCTCTTAACCGATGCTTATGGCAATATATTTGAAAAAGAACTCATTACGGAAATAGCCTCAGTAGCTCAATGGATAGAATTCAAAGAAGGTGACGTACTCATTGATATTGGAAAATACATCAGAGCGATGCCTTTGCTTATTCACGGTGCGATAAAAATTATGCGTGAAGATTTTGATGCAGGTGAGCTTTTACTCTATTTTATTGAAAAAGGAGATACTTGCGCAATGACTTTAGGATGCTGTATGGGAGACAAAAAAAGTGAGATTCGAGCCGTAGCAGAAACCGACGGACTTGTAGCGATGATTCCCATTCAAAAAATGGAACAGTGGATGGAAACCTACAAAAGTTGGCGAACTTTTGTTTTTGAAAGTTACAACAATCGGTTCAATGAATTACTTTCAGCCATTGATTCCATCGCTTTTATGAATATGAATGAAAGACTTTATAACTACCTGAAAGAACGTAGCAAACTCGAAAAATCAAGCATTATAAACAAAACTCACCAAGAGATTGCTTACGAGCTAAATAGTTCGCGTGTGGTCATTTCCCGACTACTCAAAGTTCTTGAAAATGAACAAAAAATAAAACTAAACCGAAATAGCATCGAAATCAAGTAACAGTTTCCGTTTCTTATCTCAATTCGAGTAAATTTTCAAAAGTAATTATACAATTTGTAATCAATACATTATAATAAAATTTAGGTTAAAAAATTTTCTTTTTAGATACAATTTGACGCACTTGATTGCACAAATTGACCTTAAAAATAATTTTCGTTTTTTAGCCTAAAGTTTTATTCTCAAAATGAGAGTATCCCGTTTATTTTTACTACTTTTGCCCGATTTTTTAATTCAGAAAGATGAAAGAAAATACTTTCAGATTATATTTTATTGATATCATACGCGCTTTTGCCATTTGTATGATGCTTCAAGGTCATTTTGTAGGATCTTTGATGGGAGAAGCATTTTATGATGATTCAAATATACTTTTTTCGGTATGGCGCTATTGTACAGGATTTACCGCTCCAGTATTCTTTGCTGTATCTGGTTTCATTTTTATGTTTTTAATGATTAAAGAATCCGATACCAAAGCGGTGGGGTGGCACAATCCTCGGGTAAAAAAAGGATTTCATAGAGCTTTACTACTCATTGGTATTGGATACTTGCTCCGATTGAGTTTTGAATACGTTGATATACTGCACTGTATCGGTATTTCTTTGCTGCTACTAATTGGCTTATACTTGTTTACTTATAACAAGAAAACCTATGTGCTTCCCACTTTACTAATACTAATAACATTATCATTATTCACTTTTGAACCGCTTTATAAATCGTTCAAATTTGATTTTTTACCTTTGCCTTTAGCCAATTACTTAACACGCGCCAATGGAACTATTTTTAGTATTTTTCCTTGGTTCGGATATGTTTCATTTGGTGCGTCATTAGGCTATTTTTTCTACAAATACAGAAATACCACAAATTTATATCGAAATACAATCATACTACTGACTGTAGGAATTGCCATTTTATGGTTTAAAAGTGATATTTTCAAATACATATATCTTACCACAGATAGCAATTTGTTTAAAGAATTATTCCACTCTGAATTCTTATTTCTTCGATTGAAGAACGTATTGTTGGTATTTCTCTTTTTTATAGTTACACGTAATCTAATCACTTCGAAAATTTTACGGAAAATAGGGCAAAATACACTATCCATATATGTAATTCACTGCATCTTATTATACGGAAGTATTACAGGCATAGGGCTCATTCGATTTTTTAAATACAGCCTAAACCCCTATGTTACAGTTATTGGAGCTTTGCTATTTATTTTATTAAATGTTTGGTTATCTTTCAGATACAATGCTCTAAAACCTATCATTTCTGCTTTGTTTTCTGAAGCAAAAACTGAAGTTATCCGATTTTTACAAACTGTTTTCTATTTTTTAAAAGGGTGGATTCTAAAAGTTTATCAATGGATTTTCTCTTTCATAAAACATTAACTTTAACAAAAAAATATATCTTTTTCGGATAAATTACTGGGCTTAGCGGAATGTATTTTCACATTTAATCGTATTTTTGCCCCCTCAAATTTTAAATATATTATATGACTGCTATCAAAAATATAGCTATTATTGCCCACGTTGACCACGGCAAAACCACTTTAGTGGACAAAATTTTGCACCATTGTGCTTTGTTCAGAGAAAACCAAGAATCAGGCGAATTGATTTTGGACAATAACGACATTGAGCGTGAACGTGGAATTACCATTCTTTCCAAGAACGTTT
This genomic window from Capnocytophaga canimorsus contains:
- a CDS encoding YeeE/YedE family protein produces the protein MRNLLYILLGIAFGIVMYKSETASWFRIYEMFHFQSFHMYGFIGGALVVGALGIQWIKRSQKKDIDGKTIVIPPKEKSVMRYLIGGILFGLGWALVGACPGPLFVLFGAGVWSILIAIIGALLGTYLYGVFKNKLPH
- a CDS encoding heparan-alpha-glucosaminide N-acetyltransferase domain-containing protein — protein: MKENTFRLYFIDIIRAFAICMMLQGHFVGSLMGEAFYDDSNILFSVWRYCTGFTAPVFFAVSGFIFMFLMIKESDTKAVGWHNPRVKKGFHRALLLIGIGYLLRLSFEYVDILHCIGISLLLLIGLYLFTYNKKTYVLPTLLILITLSLFTFEPLYKSFKFDFLPLPLANYLTRANGTIFSIFPWFGYVSFGASLGYFFYKYRNTTNLYRNTIILLTVGIAILWFKSDIFKYIYLTTDSNLFKELFHSEFLFLRLKNVLLVFLFFIVTRNLITSKILRKIGQNTLSIYVIHCILLYGSITGIGLIRFFKYSLNPYVTVIGALLFILLNVWLSFRYNALKPIISALFSEAKTEVIRFLQTVFYFLKGWILKVYQWIFSFIKH
- a CDS encoding Crp/Fnr family transcriptional regulator, encoding MEALLTDAYGNIFEKELITEIASVAQWIEFKEGDVLIDIGKYIRAMPLLIHGAIKIMREDFDAGELLLYFIEKGDTCAMTLGCCMGDKKSEIRAVAETDGLVAMIPIQKMEQWMETYKSWRTFVFESYNNRFNELLSAIDSIAFMNMNERLYNYLKERSKLEKSSIINKTHQEIAYELNSSRVVISRLLKVLENEQKIKLNRNSIEIK